DNA from Fibrobacter sp. UWP2:
TGGCGTACTTCGCCGTGACCATCGGGATTTTTGCGAGGGAGTCCAGCTGGGCTACCCGCTCCTCGAGGCCCTGGGCTGTACCGCGACGGCCATACGAGACCATGGTATTCAACGCCTTCCACAAATCCTTGTAGAGGGTTTCCCTGTTCTCGCGGGCTTCCACCGACATGGAGTCGGCTACGTAGGGTTCCACCGCCGACTTGTAGGCGCCATGACGCAAGAACTCCACCTTGACGCCAAGCTTGTCAAAGAGCCCCTTGTAAAAAGTGACGTTCCCGCCCAGGCCGCGCCAGGCAAAGTGCGCCGAAGGTTCCACCACAATGCGGTCGGCCGAGGAGGCCGCCAACAAAACGGAAGGACGTACGTCGTCGAGGTAAGCGACCACCTTGCCACCGCGAGCGCGGTGACGCATGACCAGGCGGTTGATTTCGCCCGAAATGCCGACGTTCCCCTTGTAGCCCGAAAAATCGAGAACCACAAGCCCGCAAGAGCGGTCATGCAGCATATGGTCAAAGAGATTGCGGACCTTCAAAATTCCAATGGAGCTCTTTTGGAAGAACATGAATTCTTCCTCCACCTCGGACACTTCCATGTTCAAGGGGACACGAATGATTTTTGCAGACCAGGCCGCATCGGGGTTACGCGAACGGTGGAATCCCCAGGCGCCGCGCTTGGGCAGGTAATCGTCGTAAACGGTAGTGGCGACATCGTTGTAGCCGCCAATCGACGCCGAAAGCGTGAGCGTGTACTCGTCGTCGTCGCCATAAACAGGCATCTTGAATCCAAAGCGGTAGCCGTACAGTTCCAGTTCAAAGAGAAGGCGGTGTTCTTCCCAGTCCTCGAGGTCATAGCTTACACCAAAGTTACGACCCAAACGCACCGTGGCACCAATATTTTGCACGCGGTCCATGGACTCGGGGCCCAAATACAGCAGGTTGTCGCAGGAATAGCCCAGCGAAAGGTTCCGGAACGGGCGGATCATGAGGCCCAAGCCGTAGCTCCACTCCGTGCCCTTAAAGCCGGCACTGCGGAGCGCCGTAACGCGGCTCCCGTAAAAAACATAGCGGTTCAGCAAGTCCGTGGCGTGCGTGATGCTCCAGCGGGTCTCGTCGTACTGTTCGTCATCAAAACGGTAATCAAAACCCACGCCCCAATGGCCAAGGTTCCCGCCCGCGCGAAACATGGAGATTCCGTCGTCGTACTGGTAATCGGTAAGGGCGCCCCACGAATCAAAGGCGGTGAGCCCGGCCGGGTTTCCAAAAACGCCATGCCCCCCTTCCAGCGAAACAAAGCGGGATTCGCCTGGAAGGTACGCCTGGGCGGCGGCCGCAAGGGCAAATAAAGTTGCTAAAATCTTTTTCATCGTAAACATATTAGAAAAAAATTATATTTGACTGAACTGCACTTGGCGAAAAACATGAACAAAGCTCTGACAATTATCATCCCCACCTACAATATGGAAAAATACTTGGACAAGTGTTTGCGCTCTCTCGTTATCGAAAAGAGCGACACCCTTGCCCTGTTGGAAGTCCTGGTGGTCATTGACGGCGCTACGGACAAGTCCCTCGAAATAGCCAACCAATACCAGGAAACCCATCCCGAGACCTTCCGCGTAATAGAGAAGCCCAATGGGAACTACGGTTCCTGCATCAATCGCGGTCTCAAGGAAGC
Protein-coding regions in this window:
- the sppA gene encoding signal peptide peptidase SppA, giving the protein MKKILATLFALAAAAQAYLPGESRFVSLEGGHGVFGNPAGLTAFDSWGALTDYQYDDGISMFRAGGNLGHWGVGFDYRFDDEQYDETRWSITHATDLLNRYVFYGSRVTALRSAGFKGTEWSYGLGLMIRPFRNLSLGYSCDNLLYLGPESMDRVQNIGATVRLGRNFGVSYDLEDWEEHRLLFELELYGYRFGFKMPVYGDDDEYTLTLSASIGGYNDVATTVYDDYLPKRGAWGFHRSRNPDAAWSAKIIRVPLNMEVSEVEEEFMFFQKSSIGILKVRNLFDHMLHDRSCGLVVLDFSGYKGNVGISGEINRLVMRHRARGGKVVAYLDDVRPSVLLAASSADRIVVEPSAHFAWRGLGGNVTFYKGLFDKLGVKVEFLRHGAYKSAVEPYVADSMSVEARENRETLYKDLWKALNTMVSYGRRGTAQGLEERVAQLDSLAKIPMVTAKYAKNAGLVDTMLYLDQVPSYALKTFFDLDVPQAHFKTWAPMDRRMFDESWAHRAEIALLNIDGSIDSRMERAVTEDLRRLPGTRAQALVVRISSPGGSAIASDKIWHALRHVSEQGIPVVASIGSMGASGAYYIACGADHIMAESYSIVGSIGIYGGKVDLSGLMQKVGLRAEPVKTHDHADAETFARPWTDEEKAALQDYMDDFYNRFTGIVSKATGIPQATVDTAYGGGRVMIGHKAFDAGLVQSLGGMDDAIAMAKKLAEIGESTDVELVQLNTDSDFLVKNPSAILDYFVDFEQTKFWAIEPSLVGME